A section of the Girardinichthys multiradiatus isolate DD_20200921_A chromosome 5, DD_fGirMul_XY1, whole genome shotgun sequence genome encodes:
- the LOC124869108 gene encoding neuromedin-K receptor-like: MMKVIKTPCGPWGHVAQQSAWQTHNTRAPLQASGPLSPSHQRHSGAPEPFEDLRGMAPERDGSNTTTTATTRVLTNQFAQPAWRIALWSVAYITVLVVAVFGNLIVIWVILAHKRMRTVTNYCLLNLAFSDASMAAFNTLINFIYAAHGDWYFGEVYCRFHNFFPVTAVFASIYSMTAIALDRYMAIIYPLKPRLSAKATLGVIFCIWTLAVVLAFPLCYFSTTRSLPGRTFCYVAWPRMADDPFMYHIIVTVLVYVLPLAVMGITYTIIGLSLWGSEVPGDSSENYHAQLRAKRKVVKMMIIVVVTFALCWLPYHVYFIVTGLDKSLIKWKYIQQVYLSVLWLAMSSTMYNPIIYCCLNSRFRAGFKQVFRYCPFVRMSSYDELELQSTRLRPCHQSSMCTLSRVDTSILSKNKSVCSRGNRSKANFAE; this comes from the exons ATGATGAAGGTGATTAAAACACCTTGTGGTCCCTGGGGTCATGTGGCTCAGCAGTCTGCATGGCAAACACACAACACTCG AGCCCCGCTCCAAGCATCAGGACCGCTCTCTCCTTCACATCAGAGGCATTCAGGAGCACCGGAGCCCTTTGAGGACCTTCGGGGAATGGCCCCTGAACGTGATGGCTCCAACACCACCACCACGGCCACCACCAGGGTCCTGACCAACCAGTTCGCGCAGCCTGCGTGGCGCATTGCGCTCTGGTCCGTGGCATACATCACGGTGCTGGTGGTGGCCGTCTTCGGCAACTTGATCGTAATTTGGGTCATTCTTGCGCACAAGCGGATGAGGACCGTCACCAACTACTGCCTACTGAACCTGGCTTTCTCCGACGCCTCCATGGCTGCCTTCAACACCCTCATCAACTTCATCTACGCGGCCCACGGAGACTGGTACTTTGGAGAGGTCTACTGCAGGTTCCACAACTTCTTCCCGGTCACAGCTGTGTTTGCCAGCATCTACTCCATGACCGCGATAGCCTTGGACAG ATACATGGCGATCATCTACCCTCTGAAGCCTCGTCTGTCTGCCAAGGCCACATTAGGAGTTATCTTCTGTATCTGGACCCTTGCTGTGGTTCTGGCCTTCCCTCTCTGTTACTTCTCCACAACCAGATCATTACCAGGCAGGACCTTCTGCTATGTGGCCTGGCCCCGCATGGCTGATGACCCTTTCAT GTATCACATCATAGTTACTGTTCTGGTTTACGTGCTGCCCTTAGCTGTGATGGGCATTACTTATACGATAATCGGATTGTCGCTGTGGGGAAGCGAGGTCCCTGGAGACTCATCTGAAAACTATCATGCACAGCTCCGGGCTAAAAGGAAG GTGGTAAAGATGATGATCATTGTGGTGGTGACCTTTGCCCTCTGCTGGTTGCCATATCATGTCTACTTCATTGTGACCGGTCTCGATAAGAGTCTGATTAAGTGGAAGTACATCCAGCAGGTTTATTTGTCAGTGCTGTGGCTGGCCATGAGCTCCACCATGTACAATCCCATCATCTACTGCTGCCTCAACAGCAG GTTCAGGGCTGGCTTCAAGCAGGTCTTCCGCTACTGTCCCTTCGTTCGGATGTCAAGCTACGACGAGCTGGAGCTCCAAAGCACCAGACTTCGACCGTGTCACCAGAGCAGCATGTGCACCCTCTCTCGAGTAGACACCAGCATCCTGAGCAAAAACAAGAGTGTTTGTTCTCGAGGAAACCGGTCCAAGGCAAACTTTGCAGAATAA